The Streptomyces puniciscabiei genomic interval CCGCCGCCGTTGACGCTCACCCCGCGCACCCCGGCCACCTGCGCCAGCAGGCGCGCCGCCCGCTCGGCGGCCCAGCCCTTGACGATGCCGGTGGGATCGAGCGAGCCCCGGTATCGGGTGCTGAACCAGCCCTCGCTCACCCGTTCCGCCTCGGCCGCGAGGTCCAGCACCTCGGCCACCTCCGGCGGGCACCCCGCCACGGTCAGCTCGCCCCGGGCCAGCCGGGACACCTCGCTGTCCTCGCGGTAGGTGCTGAACACAGCGTCCGCGCGGTGCAGTCCGGCGACGGCCTCGGCCAGCGTCTCGCGCACCGCGGCTGGTTCCCCGCCGCGGACGTCGAAGGAGAAGACGGTCCCCATGACCTCCTCCGCATGACGCACCGCGGCGGGAGCCTCGGCCGGCTCGGCCACCGTGTCAGCCACCGGCCTGGTCCAGCGCCGACTGGAGCGACTGCTGGTAGCCGGTGCTGGTGTAGGTGGCGCCGGAGACGGCGTCGATGTGCGCGTTGCCGGCCGTGACGGCCTCCTGGTTGAGCCTGGGGACGGCCATCGCCGTCTTCTGGTCGCTGAGCCCGCCCTTGGGCGCCTGGACGGCCTCCGCCTTGGTGATCTTGCCGGCGCTGACGGTGATCCGCACCTGGACCGGGCCGTACTGCGTCTGCGCGACCTTCCCGGTGACGGTGCGGGCCTGCGCCGTGCCGGACGAAGCGGACCCGGCCGAGGCTCCCGTCGAGGACCCGGCCGACGTCTTCATCCTGTCCAGCGCCGACTGCAGCGACTTCTTGTAGCCGTTGCTCGTGTACGTCGCCCCGGACACCGCGTCGATCTGCGCGCTCTGCGCCGCCACGGCCTCCTGGTTGAGCCTGGGGACGGCCATCGCGGTCTTCTGGTCGCTCAGTCCGCCCTTGGGCGCCTGGACGGCCTCCGCCTTGGTGATCTTGCCCCCCGCCACGGTCAGCCGTACCTGCACCGTCCCGTACTGGGTCTGCGTCGCGTCACCGGTCACCGTGCCGGAGCCCGTGGAGGCCTGGGCGCCGCCCTGCTGACCGCCCTGCGGGGACTGCTGCCCCGCGACCGGCTGCTGCGGGGCCGCGCCCGCCGCCGACGCCGCGGCCGGATCGGACGCCGGCTTCAGCGCCAGCAGCAACACGACACCGGACACGGTCGCGGCGGTGGCCAGCACGACCCGCCGAATGGGGTGGCTCTTCCTCATCGCTTTGGTAGCTCCCGCTCACATCTCGAACGACTCGTGATGGATGCGGCCGGCGGGGACTCCCGCGCCGCGCAGTGCCTCGTACACCGACTGCGCGAACCCGGGCGGGCCGCACATGAAGACATCGTGGCGGTCGATGTCCGGGATCTTCCGCTCCAGGTTCTCCGCGGAGATGTCCGGCCGCTCCCCGTCCGGGCTGTTCACCGCGTACATCAGCCGGGCGCCCCGCTCATCGGCGATCTTCGCCAGCTCGTCCCACAGCGCCAGGTCCTGGGTGCTGTTGGCCCGGTACAGCAGGGTGATGTCCCCGGCCGCGCCGGGCAGCGTCTCGAACAGCGCCCGCATCGGCGTGATGCCGACCCCGCCCGCGACCAGGAGCACCTTGCCCCGGCTGCGGCGCTGCGCGGTGAGCGCGCCGTACGGGCCCTCGGCCCACACCCGGGTACCGGGCGTCAGCTCGCGCAGCCGCTCGCTGTGGTCGCCGATCGCCTTCACCGTGATCCGCAGCATGTCCGGGCGGGGCGCCGCCGACAGCGAGTACGGGTGCGAGCTGAAGCGCATGCCCGGCGCGAGGAACCGCCAGCGGAAGAA includes:
- a CDS encoding FAD:protein FMN transferase, which encodes MADTVAEPAEAPAAVRHAEEVMGTVFSFDVRGGEPAAVRETLAEAVAGLHRADAVFSTYREDSEVSRLARGELTVAGCPPEVAEVLDLAAEAERVSEGWFSTRYRGSLDPTGIVKGWAAERAARLLAQVAGVRGVSVNGGGDVQLLGTPEPQRPWRVGVADPLRPGGLAAVISSAGVAELSVATSGTAERGAHIVDPRTGRSAVTDLVSVTVVGPRLTWADCWATAAFAMGSRAGLAWLESLPDVEGLLITAGDEVRCTGGLAARLG
- a CDS encoding FMN-binding protein, with protein sequence MRKSHPIRRVVLATAATVSGVVLLLALKPASDPAAASAAGAAPQQPVAGQQSPQGGQQGGAQASTGSGTVTGDATQTQYGTVQVRLTVAGGKITKAEAVQAPKGGLSDQKTAMAVPRLNQEAVAAQSAQIDAVSGATYTSNGYKKSLQSALDRMKTSAGSSTGASAGSASSGTAQARTVTGKVAQTQYGPVQVRITVSAGKITKAEAVQAPKGGLSDQKTAMAVPRLNQEAVTAGNAHIDAVSGATYTSTGYQQSLQSALDQAGG